The bacterium nucleotide sequence CGAGCAGCACGACCGCGCCGCCGATCAGCGCCGCGAGCAGCAGGAACCGCCCGCCGCCCGACGGAGCGTCGTCGTCGTCGTACTCTTCGTCCCCGTCCTCGAAGGAGATCGGGCCTTCGTAGCGAAGGTCGTCGGAGTCGCCGAACTGCTCTTCGTCGAGGTCTCGGTCGGAGCGCCGCGGGCCCTCGTGGCCGCGGCCGTTACGGTCGCCGGATCGCATCCTTGGAACGCCTCCGCGGCCGCGCGCGGGCGCTCGGTCGCTTCCGGCATTATAAGATGCGGTCGGCGGCGCGCGACGCCGCGGGAGAGCGGGGAGTGGAAGAGCGCTGCGATGCGGTGGTGATCGGCGCGGGCGTCGCCGGTCTGCGGGCCGCGCTGCTGCTGGCGGACGCCGGGGCGCGCGTCGTCGTCGTGTCGAAGGACCCGTCGGACGAGTCGAGCAGCGGCCACGCGCAGGGCGGCATCGCCGTCGTGCTCACCGGCGAGGAAGAAGAGATCGTCCTCCACAACGAGGACACGCTGCGCGCGGGCGCGGGGCTCTGCGACGCGCCGGCGGTGGACGCGCTGGTCCGCGACGGCCGCGAGGAAGTCCTGCGGCTGATCGAGTGGGGCGCGCGCTTCGACCGCGACGGCGAGCGGTACCACCTCACGCGCGAGGCGGCGCACTCCCATCCGCGGATCCTCCACGCCCACGGCGACGCGACCGGGGCCGAGATCGTCCGGGCGCTCGTCGAGCAGGTCAAGAAGCGGACCCGGTCGCTGAAGCGGGTCTCGGGCCTCGTGACCGGGCTCCTCGTCGGCGACGGCGCGGTCGGCGGCGTGCGCGTGCTGCGACGCGACGGCTCCTCGGTCGCG carries:
- a CDS encoding FAD-dependent oxidoreductase, whose amino-acid sequence is MEERCDAVVIGAGVAGLRAALLLADAGARVVVVSKDPSDESSSGHAQGGIAVVLTGEEEEIVLHNEDTLRAGAGLCDAPAVDALVRDGREEVLRLIEWGARFDRDGERYHLTREAAHSHPRILHAHGDATGAEIVRALVEQVKKRTRSLKRVSGLVTGLLVGDGAVGGVRVLRRDGSSVAIRSAAVLLATGGLGCCWRRTSNPPDATGDGVALAWAAGCVLRDMEFVQFHPTALALPGAPSWLMTEALRGEGGVVRDRDGRRFLLDDDPRGELAPR